A window from Grus americana isolate bGruAme1 unplaced genomic scaffold, bGruAme1.mat scaffold_778, whole genome shotgun sequence encodes these proteins:
- the LOC129201103 gene encoding olfactory receptor 14C36-like, which translates to MANGSSITQFLLLSFTDTWELQLLHFGLFLGIYLAALLGNGLIITAVTCDHHLHTPMYFFLLNLSLLDLGSISTTLPKAMANSLWDTRAISYTGCAVQLFLLVFLISAEYSLLTVMAYDRYVAICKPLHYGTLLGSRACAHMAAAAWGSGFLTALLHTANTFSLPLCHGNAVDQFFCEIPQILKLSCSDAYLREVGLLVVSACLAFGCFVFIVVSYVQIFRAVLRIPSEQGRHKVFSTCLPHLAVVSLFISTATFAYLKPPSISSPSLDLVVAVLYSAVPPAMNPLIYSMRNNEIKYALRKLMTGCFPEKINCLFSSSEYS; encoded by the coding sequence ATGGCcaacggcagctccatcacccagttcctcctcctgtcaTTCACAGACacatgggagctgcagctcttgcacttcgggctctttctgggcatctacctggctgccctcctgggaaacggcctcatcatcaccgcTGTCacctgtgaccaccacctccacacccccatgtacttcttcctcctcaacctctccctcctcgacctgggctccatctccaccactctccccaaagccatggccaattccctctgggacaccagggccatctcctacacaggatgtgctgtaCAGCTCTTTCTGTTAGTCTTCTTGATCTCAGCAGAGTATTCTCTTCTCACcgtcatggcctacgaccgctacgttgccatctgcaaacccctgcactacgggaccctcctgggcagcagagcttgtgcccacatggcagcagctgcctggggcagtgggtttctcactgctctgctgcacacggccaatacattttccctacccctctgccacggcaatgctgtggaccagttcttctgtgaaatcccccagatcctcaagctctcctgctcagatgcctacctcagggaagttggccttcttgtggttagtgcctgtttagcctttgggtgttttgttttcattgtggtgtcctatgtgcagatcttcagggctgtgctgaggatcccctctgagcagggacggcacaaagtcttttccacgtgcctccctcacctggctgtggtctccttgtttatcagcactgccacatttgcctacctgaagcccccctccatctcctccccatctctggacctggtggtggctgtTCTGTACTCAGCGGTGCCTCCAgccatgaaccccctcatctacagcatgaggaacaatgAGATCAAGTATGCCCTCAGGAAACTAATGACTGgatgctttccagaaaaaataaactgcctgttttcttcttcagaatattCATAA